Genomic DNA from Verrucomicrobiota bacterium:
CCGGGGCGAAGGGCAACGGCGGGGTCGGTGAGCTTGACCTCATGCAGCACAAGAACGACGCTCTTGCCGTCATCCGACACAAGCGGCGTGCACGAGAGTTTGACGCTGCGGTCGTCGCCCTCATGGCTGATCGCGATCGATGCTTTTCTCCGGTTGCGGGCGGTCAGGCGCGGCGAACTCAGCAGCGTGTACTCGGCCCCGGGCAGCCCGGCGAGCGCGGCATCGAGCGCCGTCCGCTGCTCGTCGCTGAGGACCAAGGGATACTGGATCGGGTCGCCGGCGTCCGGGGCGATGCTGCTCACGATGTCCTCGAGGGCCGTCGTGCTGACCCGCGCGATTCGGAAGTCGATGTCCACCCGCAGCGAGGCATCCGAACCTGCAACGTCCCCGACGGGCGTCGTGTCTTCGTCACCGGCCGGGTCGCCGCCCATCGACACGCTGGCCACGAGCCCCACGGCCGCCGCGGCGACGAGCCCCACAACCCACGTCCAGCGCAGCCGGATGCGCTCGTGGGGCGGGCCGCCGAGCAGGCGCTGGATGCGGGCCCGGAGCTGCGAGGGCCGGTCGGCCAGGCCAACGGCGTTCGCAACCGGACGCGACCTCGTCCATGCCGCTAGGCCCTGCCGCGCCGCCTCGACGAGTGAGGCGGCGTACGCCGGGGCGCTCGCACCTGCGTGCACGACCAGATCGTCGCAGCAGTGCTCGCGCTCGACGCGGATCCGGTGAGAGACGAACCACACGGCCGGATGGAAGAACAGGAGCGCCTCGATGACGCGCTGGATGATATTGACGAGCGGATCGAGCCGCCGGATGTGCGCCAGCTCGTGCGCGAGAACCGCCTCGACCTGCTCGGTCGCCAGCCCGCTCGCAAACGAGAACGGCAACAGGATCACGGGCCGCAGCACGCCGACGACGGTGGGAAGCACCACGCGCGAGCAATAGGCGATCGCCGGCGCGAAGGCCAACCCCAGCCCGCGCGCCTGCCGCGCCAAGCTCTGGAGAATGGCCGCGTCATCAACCGGCTGTGAGTGCCGCCGCAACCGCCCGCCGCCCTGAAGGCCAATAAGCAGACGTCCCATCATCACGAGCACGCCCAGAATGTAGACACCGACGGCGATCGACGGCACCTGCGCCCGCACAGCCGATTCTGCTGCGGGTTGCACCTCCCACGATGCCTCAGCGGGCCGCATCTTCGCGACCACCGGGTCAGCCATCTCACCCGCGCTGGCCGTGTCGACCTGCGCTCGAGCGGAAGCCGCGTCCATCGTCGGTGCGCGCGATGCCTCAACCGGCCCGACCACGATATACGTCCCCGCCACGGCAAGGACCATGGCGACGAGCGCGGCGACGTGCACGCCGTAGCGCACGCGCGAGGACGTTCGGCCGAAGATCCTCGCGCCAACCACGGCCAGCAGCGCCACAAGAAAGCCCTGCCACAGGAAATGAAGAAGCACCACAGCAAACCGCTGGCTCGCCGGCGAACCCAGAACATCGCGCACGTTCATTGTTCTGCTCCCCTCTTTTCGATGCTTCGATCGATCAGATCGCGCAGGTCGTCAAGCTCCGCCTCGTCGACGTCGCCCAACTCGAGCAGGCTCAGCATCACGGCCCGCGCCGAGCCATCAAAGGCCCGGTCGACAATGTCGCCCAACAGCCCCTGCTTCGTCTCGCCCTCGGCGATGCGCGGCGAGTAAACGTAGCTCCGTCCGTCCTTCTCGCGCCGCAGGTAGCGCTTCTTCGTCATGATGCCCATGATCGTCATGACCGACGTGTAGGCCAGCTCCCGCCCACTCTCGGCCAGCGCGTCGCGCACCCGCCGGACCGCGCACGGCCCCAGCCGCCACAACACCTTGAGAATCTCCAGCTCAAGCTCGGTCGGATACCGCGAAGCCGGTCGCGTCATCGTGTCGCTCTCCCTCATTGGTGCCGTTGTTACTGCTAACCTATTAGTAGACGCTCGCCAGGCTGTCAAGATGTTTTTAACGAATTAGTAGCACCTGGGGTCGGACGGCGGTATCGGAAGCGCGAGCGATCAGTGGCGCGCCCGGTGGTGTATCGTCCTACCAGAAGCTGCTTGTGTAGCATCCCACAGGTTGACAGGTGCAGAGCGCCCGACTACCCTCCGCGTCACGATGCCGATCCTGCGGAACACAGTTGACGCTGCCAGGCTGAACACGGCTGCTGTCCTGCCGTATGAGTTGCGTCTGCAGGACTTCCAGATGGCGGTGCAGGACGTGTACGACTTCTTCCACGACGTGAACTCCCATCTCACCGCGAAGGGGCTTCAGCGTCTGGACGACATGCTTCGTCCTGCAATCATGTCGGGATTCCTTTCTGACATGCTGACGGCAAGCCTGGCGAAACACTCGCGCACCCTCACGGAGAACCTTTACTTCAACGGTCATCCGGATCTAATCGTGCGCGGTGTCTACCCCAACAACGCGGTGAAAGCGGGAACCGAAGGCGTGGAGATCAAGACAACCCGCAAGGCGGGAGGCGCGGTCGACACGCACGGGGCACGAGACCAGTGGATGTGCGTCTTCGTCTACCACGTCGACGGAGAGTCGGAACCCGCCATTGACCGTCGCCCCATGACATTTGCCGAGATCTACCTTGGCCACGTGACCATTGATGACTTCCGCAGGAACCCGCGGGGAGAACTCGGCACACGAACAGCCACTCTCCATAAGGACGGGATCAAGAAGCTGCGAGGAAACTGGGTTTACCGGGCCTAACAGCTCCCGTTCGGCCTGAAGCTGACGAGCTTCGGAATGGCCTTGCACGCCAGCTCGAAGTAATGGCCGTCTTTCTCGACCCCGATGCTCTCGTAACCCACGGCCTCAGCGGCTGCCAACGTCGAACCGGCGCCGGCAAACGGGTCCAGGACGATCCCCTTGCCAAGAGGCAGCACGGCTCGCACAATCTGGCGAAGGAACGCCTGCGGTTTCAGGCTGGGATGCGGGGCCAGCGCACGTTCATTCTTCCGCGTCGGCGCCGACTGGATCACGTCGCCGAAGGGCTTGTCGCCTCGGGGTCGCTTGAAGCCCCCGGTACCCCACTTCCTCAAGTTGTCCTGGACCCTGCCTTCCACGGGCTTTCGATACACGAGCCACGGCTCCCACATGGAGCGCGGCATCACGCTGACCTCGGGAAACTCCTCGTGGGCGGCTTTTGGCCGATCCCCGCCTCGCATCGTCATCGTCAGCCGAATCACCTCTCCCCGCCGCTCGAGACCCGCGTCCGCCAAGGCGCCTGAAACGATGTAGGAAACCAGCGGGTTCGAAGCGATCACCACGTGGGCACCCGGCACGAGCTTCGGCAGCAGCAGGCGAGCCCAGACAAAGAAAAATGTTCGCAGGTAGTCGAGCTGATCCCGACTTAGGGTGGTGAACCTTGGGAGAGGAGCCCTTTCGTGGCCATCATATGATGGAGGGATTCGCCATACGCCGCCTTTGCCCCGCCGAAGCTTCGCTTGTTCCTCCGGCGTGTACTCGTGCAGTCCGTAAGGCGGATCTGTCACAACCGCATGGATGCTGCGGCTGTCGCGCTGTTCGATCCAGTCGAAGCAGTCGGCGTGAAACAGCATCGCCCGTCCGAAATGGACGGACTTCCGCCATTGTGTGGCTTGGCTGAACTCGCGCTGAACGCCGCTGACCCCAGGCTGTTTTACCGCATAGAGGCCCCGTGTCTCGCGCACGAATATCCCGGGCGTGTTCAATCGAAGGTATGACCGCACCGACGAGGTTGGCGTCGGGCCCAACACCTGAGACACTCGCCCCTCGATCTGCTTCACCGAAAGGGGCCTGGAAGTCAACTGCATGACCTGGAGAATGGCGTCGCGCACATGCCCCGGAGGCTTTCGCTCGTCCTGCTCCTTCATGGTTTGAAGCGTAGACGTCTGGACGTCTTTTGTCAAGAGGAAAGTGTGCGCATCGCGGGCACGATCCTGGCATTGCGCAGCCGAGACTCGCTTGCCACGCCACCGTGCCGCCGGAGTTCGGACAGCGTGCGACGCTGGCCCCGGACCACGGCGAACCGGCAACGCACAGGGAACCGCGTCTTGACCTCGCGCCCGCCAAGTGCCAGTGTCGTGCAGGGGCGCGTCCGGGGAGTATCCGCGATGTTCTGGCGCAAGAGGAAGAACAAGATCACCGAGTTCCGCTTTGTCCAGCTTCCAGGGGATGTCGGCCGCGTCTCCGTTCCCGCCGACTTCGTCGTCGAGATGGAGGACGACTCGACCTTGATGGCTTGTCCTCGCGGCGAGGAGACGATCACGCTGAGGTTCTCGAGCATCTCTGCTGTCTTGAAAGAGCCCGGCGAAGACGGAGGCAGGAGCTTCGTGAAGCGAAGCGCCGCCCGGGAAGGACGCTCCTACTCGGAGCTACCCGGGGGCAAGGGCGTTGAATCGTACCGAGAGGAGTCTGAGCGCGACGGCGTGTCCCGGCTGGATCATTTCTGGATCGTCGGATGCAGGAACACCGTGGTCATCATCTCCGCGGCAGTTCCTGAGAGCAGGCTGCACGATGGGGTGGTGAAAGCGACTCTCGCCGCTATGCCCGTCATCCTGGAATCGCTGGAGGTGACGAAGGTCCACGGGATCGTCGAGTCCGGCGACAAGGAGGTTTTCTTCACCGTCCAGACCACTGATCCGACGCCGCAGTCCGTGAGATCGTTTGACATGGCCGAGGAGCAATGGCTAGAGACGGGCCTCAACCAGGCGAGGGCGCTGGGTCTCAGATACGGCACGGGCGGCGAGCTTACGCCCGAAGAACTGGACCGCGTCTTCTCGAGGTGGATGGCTGAACACGAGGGGAAGGAGTCGGGGGATCTGGTCGCGAGCGCGCTCGGCGCGGCTTTCGGAGCCTTCTTCGTGGAGCAACACCGGTTCCGCTGGATGGTCGTGACCGACGAGTACGGCACGGACTACGCCGTGCAGCACGCCCTCGGGCAGACAATGGCGTTCCCCTGCTCTTCAGTACGCAAACGGATCGAGCGCGGGGAGCCGGAGTTCTTCCAGGACATCTACTTGATGATCCTCGATCAACTCGAGCGCGCTACCGAAGAAGCGCAAGGGCCACACTGACTCGACACCGGCCCGACTGCCTCGACCCGGTACTTCAGGCTGCTTCTCGCGTCGAGCTCTTGACGGAGCGCCTCTCCTTGAGCTGCCCAATGCCGAGCCGCAACGCCAGCACGACGGCGACAAGCGCGCCGAAGACGAGCAGCTCGGTCAGCGCGACGGTGACGTTGTGCCAACTGACAAGGTCGGCGTAGGTGTACTTGTGCACGCTGGGCAGGAGGCCGATGTTCAGATAGAACGCCCTGTTCCAGACCGGCCAGAACACCTCGACGCCATACGGCGGGCGGGTGTCCTCGTTCAGGATGTCGAGCCCGATGTGCGCCAAGAGGCAGAGCAGCACCACGGTCGCCACGGCGAGACTAGCCGCCTTCGACCTGGGCCGGATGACGCGCGCGACCCCGAACCATAGCAGCGCCATCCCGAACGCGAAGAACACCGTGTGCGTCAGCGACCGGTGGGCCCAGAGCGTTACATCAATCCGCCCAAACATCGCCGGGATGATAAAGTCGAGGTCCTGCACGAGGCTCGCGCCAACGCACAGCGCCAGAAAGCCCCACGACCAGAACAGGCGCCGCCGCGGCACCGTGGCGCTGTAGATCGCCACGCCCATCAAGCCATGTCCAACCGGTGAAGGCATCGCCGCGTCTCCTTGCACGGTCGTTCTACCAGAAACCCGTCCCTGTGTCCCCCGTGCATCCCGTTGTTGGGATCAGGGGTAATGAACTACGGGGTGCACGGGATGCGCTCGGTCATGTTTCAGCTTGCTCAACCCGCCCTGCATCGGGTAGTCTCTGGGCCTCTGCCACAACGGGAGCCGGGACCGCGGAGCCCGGAGGAGGAGGACGTTCGATGAAGAAGTGGCAGTGCACGGTCTGCGACTACATCTACGACCCGGAACTGGGCGAACCGGACGACGGCATCGAACCGGGCACGCCTTTCGAGCAGATCCCCGACGACTGGGTCTGCCCCGAGTGCGGCGTCGGCAAGGACATGTTCGTCGAGCTTGAG
This window encodes:
- a CDS encoding BlaI/MecI/CopY family transcriptional regulator; amino-acid sequence: MTRPASRYPTELELEILKVLWRLGPCAVRRVRDALAESGRELAYTSVMTIMGIMTKKRYLRREKDGRSYVYSPRIAEGETKQGLLGDIVDRAFDGSARAVMLSLLELGDVDEAELDDLRDLIDRSIEKRGAEQ
- a CDS encoding site-specific DNA-methyltransferase, yielding MQLTSRPLSVKQIEGRVSQVLGPTPTSSVRSYLRLNTPGIFVRETRGLYAVKQPGVSGVQREFSQATQWRKSVHFGRAMLFHADCFDWIEQRDSRSIHAVVTDPPYGLHEYTPEEQAKLRRGKGGVWRIPPSYDGHERAPLPRFTTLSRDQLDYLRTFFFVWARLLLPKLVPGAHVVIASNPLVSYIVSGALADAGLERRGEVIRLTMTMRGGDRPKAAHEEFPEVSVMPRSMWEPWLVYRKPVEGRVQDNLRKWGTGGFKRPRGDKPFGDVIQSAPTRKNERALAPHPSLKPQAFLRQIVRAVLPLGKGIVLDPFAGAGSTLAAAEAVGYESIGVEKDGHYFELACKAIPKLVSFRPNGSC
- a CDS encoding DUF3806 domain-containing protein, which produces MFWRKRKNKITEFRFVQLPGDVGRVSVPADFVVEMEDDSTLMACPRGEETITLRFSSISAVLKEPGEDGGRSFVKRSAAREGRSYSELPGGKGVESYREESERDGVSRLDHFWIVGCRNTVVIISAAVPESRLHDGVVKATLAAMPVILESLEVTKVHGIVESGDKEVFFTVQTTDPTPQSVRSFDMAEEQWLETGLNQARALGLRYGTGGELTPEELDRVFSRWMAEHEGKESGDLVASALGAAFGAFFVEQHRFRWMVVTDEYGTDYAVQHALGQTMAFPCSSVRKRIERGEPEFFQDIYLMILDQLERATEEAQGPH
- a CDS encoding metal-dependent hydrolase; its protein translation is MPSPVGHGLMGVAIYSATVPRRRLFWSWGFLALCVGASLVQDLDFIIPAMFGRIDVTLWAHRSLTHTVFFAFGMALLWFGVARVIRPRSKAASLAVATVVLLCLLAHIGLDILNEDTRPPYGVEVFWPVWNRAFYLNIGLLPSVHKYTYADLVSWHNVTVALTELLVFGALVAVVLALRLGIGQLKERRSVKSSTREAA
- a CDS encoding rubredoxin; translation: MKKWQCTVCDYIYDPELGEPDDGIEPGTPFEQIPDDWVCPECGVGKDMFVELEDA